Proteins found in one Fusarium keratoplasticum isolate Fu6.1 chromosome 12, whole genome shotgun sequence genomic segment:
- a CDS encoding Aldo-ket-red domain-containing protein: MAKRSISDTLSLNNSLKIPQLGFGVYRSPTDVCIQSCLTALECGYRHIDTAQYYGNEKEVGLAVKKSGLDRKEIYLTTKILSPGGSVDKSYAQCAESVKLLDPDTGYVDLFLVHSPNGGAAARKEMWQALERLYKEGKAKSIGVSNFGIKHIEELKEYAEIWPPHANQIELHPWMQQKEIVEYCEKNGIVVEAYCPLVRNTKADDKTLLGLAEKHSVTPSQVLIRFCLEKKWIPLPKSDNPGRIKANADVFGFDLDDEDMSALNGLDQGRAGAIVQPVDN, translated from the exons ATGGCCAAACGATCGATTTCCGACACTCTCTCGCTGAATAACTCTCTCAAGATCCCACAGCTTGGGTTCGGCGTCTACAGGTCCCCAACCGATGTGTGTATCCAATCATGCCTGACTGCTCTGGAATGTGGCTATCGCCACATCGATACCGCACAGTACTACGGcaacgagaaggaggttgGCTTGGCTGTCAAGAAGTCAGGTCTTGACCGCAAAGAAATTTATCTCACTACCAAGATCCTGAGTCCCGGCGGTTCTGTCGACAAGAGCTACGCGCAGTGCGCAGAGAGCGTCAAGTTGCTCGATCCAGACACGGGATACGTGGACCTGTTTCTGGTTCACAGCCCCAATGGTGGCGCAGCTGCGAGAAAGGAGATGTGGCAAGCTCTTGAGAGGCTTTACAAAGAGGGAAAGGCCAAGAGTATTGGCGTGAGCAACTTTGGTATCAAGCACAttgaagagctcaaggaaTATGCTGAAATCTGGCCGCCTCATGCGAACCAGATCGAG CTTCACCCCTGGATGCAACAGAAAGAAATTGTCGAGTACTGCGAAAAGAACGGCATTGTTGTCGAGGCATATTGCCCCCTCGTGCGAAacaccaaggccgacgacaagACCCTCTTGGGCCTCGCTGAGAAGCACAGCGTCACTCCAAGCCAGGTTCTGATCCGGTTCTGTcttgagaagaagtggaTTCCCTTGCCCAAGAGTGACAACCCCGGACGTATCAAGGCGAATGCGGACGTGTTTGGTtttgatcttgatgatgaggatatgAGTGCTTTGAATGGGCTTGATCAGGGACGTGCAGGTGCTATTGTTCAGCCTGTGGATAACTAG
- a CDS encoding Protein kinase domain-containing protein, with product MGEEMRLRQFGLVPESVWGDQNETVVYAQVLKLNPAIFRFYRNPRHSPKSLANRVVSCYHDINVQDDTLSFRDRAAMRSAIWSSIATVWHRCARDPNFFAPGTVIDLSSDDNEGLIWCIYQSPLFDEYLGLLRHIQRSDLVPPDNSARTIDLAQIYLLKSMGGRGCNKRAQVQDMGHSISFFFKGIDFATYLKLRDDDNEAIRAVVETWRRSSELVAGMPPHPYFQQPPKILVSIRDSKGQEVLMGHLSTFCNQGDLALVIEKENSGMARISLREKAGWCYEMSQVVAHTHRILHTFHMDINPGNFLVSAGRSLTLIDWEQSSATVATLAPEADGTWDVNEEATDEGTRLIYTKYTGPPRRNMPKGSRPATFHAWNVFPEWQANLPRATELAEVFALGRTMWMLLTQAVGGFEEVKHPNDVRVTWDGENNMPSRWIDMVERCMEKDPNERPDVEDLVRFWKYEESFLDRKP from the coding sequence atgggGGAGGAAATGCGTCTTAGACAGTTTGGTCTCGTGCCAGAGAGCGTCTGGGGCGATCAAAACGAAACCGTTGTCTACGCCCAagtcctcaagctcaacccTGCCATTTTCCGCTTCTACAGGAATCCCCGACACTCGCCGAAATCACTGGCAAACCGTGTTGTCAGCTGCTACCACGATATAAACGTTCAAGACGACACTTTGAGCTTTCGAGATCGAGCCGCTATGCGAAGCGCCATCTGGTCCTCTATCGCTACCGTTTGGCACCGGTGTGCCAGAGACCCCAACTTCTTTGCGCCCGGCACCGTCATCGATCTCTCCTCCGATGATAACGAAGGACTTATTTGGTGTATTTATCAGTCGCCTCTCTTCGATGAATACCTTGGCCTCCTTAGACATATCCAGCGAAGCGACCTGGTACCCCCTGACAACTCTGCTCGTACCATCGACCTCGCTCAGATCTATTTACTCAAGTCCATGGGCGGCAGAGGATGCAACAAGCgagcccaagtccaagacatGGGGCACTCaatctctttctttttcaAGGGCATTGACTTCGCGACTTATTTGAAACTCCGTGATGACGACAACGAGGCTATTCGTGCCGTGGTGGAAACCTGGCGGCGATCAAGCGAACTGGTTGCTGGTATGCCTCCGCATCCCTACTTCCAACAACCCCCCAAGATCCTGGTCTCAATTCGCGACTCGAAGGGTCAAGAAGTGCTCATGGGTCACTTGTCAACATTCTGCAATCAAGGCGACCTGGCTTTAGTAATCGAAAAAGAAAATTCAGGCATGGCACGGATTTCGCTACGAGAGAAAGCCGGATGGTGCTATGAAATGTCTCAAGTGGTCGCACACACGCACCGCATTCTGCATACCTTCCACATGGACATCAACCCTGGAAACTTTCTTGTTAGTGCAGGAAGAAGCTTGACCCTCATTGACTGGGAGCAAAGCAGTGCGACCGTGGCCACACTTGCCCCAGAGGCGGACGGAACTTGGGATGTCAATGAGGAGGCCACGGATGAAGGCACTCGACTGATCTACACCAAGTACACTGGTCCACCGCGTCGCAACATGCCTAAAGGGAGCAGACCAGCGACTTTCCATGCGTGGAATGTGTTTCCGGAATGGCAGGCCAACCTTCCCAGAGCCACTGAGCTTGCTGAAGTGTTTGCTCTGGGAAGAACCATGTGGATGCTCCTGACGCAGGCTGTCGGTGGGTTTGAGGAGGTCAAGCACCCCAACGATGTTCGAGTAACTTGGGATGGCGAGAACAACATGCCTTCTCGCTGGATTGACATGGTCGAGCGATGCATGGAAAAGGACCCGAACGAACGCCCTGATGTGGAGGATCTTGTGAGGTTCTGGAAGTATGAGGAATCGTTCCTGGATAGGAAACCCTAG
- a CDS encoding MFS domain-containing protein, translating into MNPTTSKDDAVDHQLEHHDDDNPKAQLHSLEEAQAASAAEHSTTLRQALRENWKAVLWSAVISLTIVMEGYDQSLMSNFFGYPTFQRKFGSYYPEQDTWQLTGAWQASLQNGTNSCVVIGGFINGWASARYGYKRVLQISLALMTGFIFISFFAVRIEMLLVGQMLCGLTWGVYATSGPAYASEVAPLALRGHLTVYVNLCWAMGQFLSAGVLKGMLAYTSEWSWRVPIAIQWMWPLPIIIAVTLAPESPWWLTKRGRYEDAEMSLMRLSNRSRLDCRATVSQMRHTIQLESDIQSDSSYLDCFRGANLRRTEICMIVFAGQQLSGAVFAYTPTYFFIQAGISTDNAFKIAIGSTAMAFLGTCVSWVWLSYFGRRVLYTLGITLTSCCLIIVGICSAASSTSGAQWAQVSFVLVWKLAYSMTVGPICYAIISETSAVRLRPQTVVIARNTYAMAQIVANVLNPYMLNPIEWNWKGKAGFFWAGTSAITAIWSYFRLPETKGRTYEELDILFEKRVNARKFKETSVDAYGLGH; encoded by the exons ATGAATCCAACCACTAGTAAAGATGATGCTGTCGACCACCAGCTCGAGCATCATGACGATGACAACCCCAAGGCCCAGCTGCACTCgctggaggaggctcaggcTGCGTCAGCTGCGGAGCATTCCACCACCCTGCGGCAGGCTTTGCGAGAGAACTGGAAAGCAGTCCTGTGGTCTGCTGTCATCTCGCTGACTATTGTCATGGAGGGATACGACCAGAG TCTCATGTCAAATTTCTTTGGCTACCCAACCTTTCAGCGCAAGTTTGGATCATAT TATCCAGAGCAAGATACTTGGCAACTCACTGGAGCTTGGCAAGCCAGTCTGCAAAACGGTACCAACTCTTGTGTGGTAATTGGAGGCTTCATCAACGGGTGGGCATCAGCTCGCTACGGCTACAAGAGGGTCCTTCAGATCTCGCTTGCTCTGATGACAGGCTTCATtttcatctccttcttcgcTGTCAGGATTGAAATGCTCCTCGTCGGTCAGATGCTTTGCGGTCTTACTTGGGGTGTCTACGCGACCAGTGGGCCGGCCTATGCCTCCGAGGTGGCTCCCCTTGCTCTGCGAGGTCATTTGACCGTCTATGTCAACCTCTGCTGGGCCATGGGCCAGTTCCTTTCAGCTGGTGTCCTCAAGGGCATGCTTGCGTATACATCAGAGTGGTCGTGGCGCGTCCCCATTGCCATTCAGTGGATGTGGCCTCTTCCCATTATCATCGCTGTCACCTTGGCTCCTGAGTCTCCTTGGTGGCTCACTAAGCGAGGCCGGTACGAAGATGCCGAAATGTCTCTGATGCGGCTTTCTAACCGATCTCGTCTTGACTGCCGAGCTACTGTATCTCAGATGCGCCACACGATTCAACTCGAGTCTGACATTCAATCTGACTCGAGCTATCTCGACTGCTTCCGGGGCGCGAATCTGCGACGAACGGAGATCTGCATGATTGTCTTTGCCGGCCAGCAACTCTCAGGTGCTGTGTTTGCGTATACGCCAACCTACTTCTTCATCCAGGCCGGTATTAGCACTGACAACGCATTCAAGATCGCCATTGGCAGCACAGCAATGGCTTTCCTTGGAACTTGTGTCTCTTGGGTCTGGCTCTCTTACTTTGGCCGACGAGTGTTGTATACACTGGGCATCACCCTCACAAGCTGCTGCCTCATTATTGTAGGCATATGCTCAGCCGCATCTTCCACCTCAGGCGCCCAATGGGCTCAAGTCTCGTTTGTCTTGGTCTGGAAGCTCGCCTACTCCATGACGGTCGGCCCCATCTGCTACGCCATCATCTCCGAGACATCCGCGGTGCGCTTGCGACCCCAGACCGTGGTGATTGCAAGGAACACATACGCCATGGCCCAGATTGTGGCCAATGTTCTCAATCCCTACATGCTCAACCCCATCGAGTGGAACTGGAAGGGCAAGGCCGGTTTCTTTTGGGCGGGAACTTCGGCCATTACTGCCATCTGGTCATACTTTCGGCTTCCTGAGACAAAGGGACGAACGTATGAGGAACTTGACATCCTGTTTGAGAAGAGGGTCAATGCCAGGAAGTTCAAGGAGACATCTGTGGATGCGTATGGTCTGGGACATTAA